The following DNA comes from Camelina sativa cultivar DH55 chromosome 14, Cs, whole genome shotgun sequence.
CTACTTCTTTTTCAAGTAAGGAAGCCGCATTCAATGCTTTAAAGGCACATTCAGTAGTTACAGCGGTTACCCTACGAATACCTTTAGCAATTCCCTCCTCCGATAGAAGTGCAAACGCTTTGGCTTCGCGGGTGTTTGTTATGTGGGTTCCtggaattttcaaaataacccAATCTCAATATTCTATTCTGAAAGTAATATCTTGGTCACAATAGCTTGGAAACCGACCTCCACAAAATTCTGAAGAAAGCAATGACCATTCATTGTTTTCAGGATCAGCCAAGAGATCTTCAACTTGTCTCCCAATTGACACCACTCTGACAGGATCAGGGTAGACCTAAATAGAGTAAGAGAGAACATTTTAACAATTCacagaaaccaaaataataaggTATAGAAAGATATCTGATGGACAGCTTACTTCTCCAAACACTGCTCTTAGACCTTTGATGCGCTTGGCTTCAGAAAGCACTGCTTCCTTGGAAAATACATCCAATTCATCCTTGATCTGTTTATTCACTATCAATTCGATCTTTCTCAAATCTTCAGGAGCAACCGGCTTGCCTACTCGAAATTACGGAACCCATCAGACAATTATAGTGCCATCCACATccacatcaaaataaaaattacttatTGAAGAATGTACCGTGGGAAAAATCAAATCGCAGTTTTTCAGGAAGAACTATTGATCCCTTCTGATCAATATGATCCCCCAGCACTTCCTGAATTCATTGGAGATGATTGTTTTGagaaccaattaaaaaaatagtaaatcacCGCCTAGGTAACTTAAATTATAGAAATTGGATACCTTCAGGGCATAATTCAACATATGTGTACAAGTATGATTAGGAGCGATGAGTTTACGTCTCTCATAGTCAACCTTTCGCATGGATCAGAAGGTGGAAACAATTTAGATAGTACCAAATATGTTGAATGAGACAAACACTGTTTGACGCTGAGAGTTACCTTGCAAATCACTTTATCCCCCACAGATACCTCTCCAGTTGCTTCAGAAAGATACCCAATATGAATAACGAAGCCCCCAAATATTTGGACATTGCATACATTGAATGTACCAAATGAGCCTTCTATAAGTCCCGTGTCAAAAATCTATTGCCAGAGCAAAAATGTTAAGAGGCACagattttatatacatatgaatCAAAAGCTGGACCTTAATGGATATcaattctaaattatatatgCCATTGTCAACAACTACTTCAGAAAATAGTTTGCAAAACCAATCATAACTATATCATGGTATTTGTCAGCCGATAAATAAAGTCAAACGAATGCAGTTCTGATATGATAGTGTTCACGGTGCTACTGCAAGGTCAAAGTATATATGCATGTCCAAGATGAACAAAAATGAAGACTGCAATTTCATGCCACCAGTCATATGATTAGAAATGAAAACAATCAGCAAActaaattacatataaaagaaaACCTATTACCTGACCACCCTGCTCAGCATAGAAACTTGTAGACTCCAATACTAGTCCCACGTTATCACAAGCAGCTGAACTTTTCAGGAAAGAGGAGCCAGTGTAGATTGCCTTTAGTTCACTCTCGTGATCCTGTAGGTAATTTCTCAATAATGGATTATTTGAAGTAAAATCCATTTACCACTATTTGCCCTAACTTGATCAATTCTACGCCAACAATAGAACAATTCAAGTGCAACATGCAAGTTTTCTGAAATTATAGGACAAACCTGGAACCAAATGTACTTAAAAGAATCATCTGTTGCTGACACACCATTCTTGTGCAATGTTGATGTAGCATCAGCATCCATAACAATGGTGCCACCAGCTTGCTACCAAAAGTTGGCATTAAAAGATTAGTTGAagttttgcccaaaaaaaaaaaaaaaagattagttaaAAGATAACCTTAGCATCCAAGACTCTATCAAAGACTCtataagaaagtaaataaagaaaattgaaaCACCTTATTCTGGGCACTTCTTGATCTTTCCCTCGCCTCATCCATGGCTTTGTTGAAACCATCAACATCAACCAGCAACCCTCTTTCTTCCGCCATTAACTGAAACGCGAGaatagaagttaaaaaaaattaacacaaactTTCAGAAATAAATATGAATGACTTAAGTACCTGAGTCAAATCTATCGGGAAACCATATGTATCCCATAACACAAAAGCATCCTGCAAAGAGAAGAGACAGTGATGGATATACTACAACAGTTAAcatatatcacatatataagTAGAGACGCACCTCTCCACTCAGTGTATTTCCCTGAACCGCCTGCCCAGCTTTCCGAAACTTCTCAATTCCCTGCcgtgaaaatatataatcaatctAACTGTTCTTATACTCACCTATATAACATAGAAAATGTAAGGACAAACAGGTCAaacgaagtttttttttttcagaaaaaggCTCCCTATAGACAATGGTATGCTGAATTATGTCCAACCAACATCATTAAAACTGAACAATGGTGCAATTGGaaacaatatatacaaaaaaaaaaagctgtcaTTAATATTGAAGCTGTGAATTGTTATCAAATCTTCAGAGCGAAGAGTTAGTACAGCCcagaacaaaaaataagataaaggTTCAAAAGTGTGACGCAAATTAAATCCAGCCCTCNAACAACTACTTCAGAAAATAGTTTGCAAAACCAATCATAACTATATCATGGTATTTGTCAGCCGATAAATAAAGTCAAACGAATGCAGTTCTGATATGATAGTGTTCACGGTGCTACTGCAAGGTCAAAGTATATATGCATGTCCAAGATGAACAAAAATGAAGACTGCAATTTCATGCCACCAGTCATATGATTAGAAATGAAAACAATCAGCAAActaaattacatataaaagaaaACCTATTACCTGACCACCCTGCTCAGCATAGAAACTTGTAGACTCCAATACTAGTCCCACGTTATCACAAGCAGCTGAACTTTTCAGGAAAGAGGAGCCAGTGTAGATTGCCTTTAGTTCACTCTCGTGATCCTGTAGGTAATTTCTCAATAATGGATTATTTGAAGTAAAATCCATTTACCACTATTTGCCCTAACTTGATCAATTCTACGCCAACAATAGAACAATTCAAGTGCAACATGCAAGTTTTCTGAAATTATAGGACAAACCTGGAACCAAATGTACTTAAAAGAATCATCTGTTGCTGACACACCATTCTTGTGCAATGTTGATGTAGCATCAGCATCCATAACAATGGTGCCACCAGCTTGCTACCAAAAGTTGGCATTAAAAGATTAGTTAAagttttgcccaaaaaaaaaaaaaaaaaaaaNNNNNNNNNNNNNNNNNNNNNNNNNNNNNNNNNNNNNNNNNNNNNNNNNNNNNNNNNNNNNNNNNNNNNNNNNNNNNNNNNNNNNNNNNNNNNNNNNNNNNNNNNNNNNNNNNNNNNNNNNNNNNNNNNNNNNNNNNNNNNNNNNNNNNNNNNNNNNNNNNNNNNNNNNNNNNNNNNNNNNNNNNNNNNNNNNNNNNNNNNCAAAACATGCTGCATTTGAAAAGATACACTACAACGACCatacaacaagtcaacaacgaTCAAACCTAATTTCCTACCCGTTGAAAAACCCTTCTTCAGCTTTTAGGATCTCCTTTCCATAGCGAACTGCTCGACGGAGAATACGCCGCAGAACATACTCACGGCCCTCATTACCTGCAAAGGAGAGTATATCAGATggtatttgttaaaaattacaAGAAAGAATGAATCTCTATTTGTATACCATAATAGATGGACTGAGGAAGGAAATGAACCAAAAACACTTTTTGCTGAACAcgtttgtgttttttataaCCATCCAAATGTAATCgagagaagaaaccaagaaCATACCAGGACGAGAGCCATCCGCAATAGCAAATGATAGGGTCCTAATATGATCAGCAACCACTCTATATGCCATGTCAACTCTGTCGACATCTTCCAGACCAACTTTTCCAGAATATGGCCTAGCTCCAGTGGCCTAAAAATGTGAAAGCATTAACACCTAAACTTAAGATTCACAACAACTAGGGGAAAAGGACCAATCGGAGGTTTTTATTTCATTCTCACTGAGAAAGATACAGAAAGTGACAAAGGTAACAAGGAAATGATCGCCAGGATACCCATCCAAGAATGTCTTGATCACTGAATCCAAATTTACTAAACCAGAAATAATTGAAAACAATTTTGACAGAGTGTCGGAATGGAGAATTAACTACAACCTCTTATAGATCAAAGAGGAAAAGATGACTATAAACGCCGTAGAAGACCCATCAACCACTTGACAATAGATGAACTAAAATGGTGATAGTATTAAATAGGCGACAAAAGCATCCTTAAGAGGAGCCACACAAAAGTAACTCAATATCTTAAAAACT
Coding sequences within:
- the LOC104744007 gene encoding alanine--tRNA ligase-like, with the protein product MRLVNAAAFLLISSTKPPPSRVFYSSHLRRPFLSHFRFSSSFSSSTSSSVAVMPGSEPSEIQWPARRVRDTYFDFFKGKGHKFWPSSPVVPHNDPTLLFANAGMNQYKPIFLGTADPNTELSKLTRACNTQKCIRAGGKHNDLDDVGKDTYHHTFFEMLGNWSFGDYFKNEAIGWAWELLTKVYGLPTDRIYATYFGGDEKAGLQPDNEARDIWLKFLPPGRVLPFGCKDNFWEMGDTGPCGPCTEIHYDRVGNRDAASLVNNDDPTCLEIWNLVFIQFNRESDGSLKPLPAKHVDTGMGFERLTSVLQNKMSNYDTDVFMPIFDDIQKATGARPYSGKVGLEDVDRVDMAYRVVADHIRTLSFAIADGSRPGNEGREYVLRRILRRAVRYGKEILKAEEGFFNGQAGGTIVMDADATSTLHKNGVSATDDSFKYIWFQDHESELKAIYTGSSFLKSSAACDNVGLVLESTSFYAEQGGQIDYIFSRQGIEKFRKAGQAVQGNTLSGEDAFVLWDTYGFPIDLTQLMAEERGLLVDVDGFNKAMDEARERSRSAQNKQAGGTIVMDADATSTLHKNGVSATDDSFKYIWFQDHESELKAIYTGSSFLKSSAACDNVGLVLESTSFYAEQGGQIFDTGLIEGSFGTFNVCNVQIFGGFVIHIGYLSEATGEVSVGDKVICKVDYERRKLIAPNHTCTHMLNYALKEVLGDHIDQKGSIVLPEKLRFDFSHGKPVAPEDLRKIELIVNKQIKDELDVFSKEAVLSEAKRIKGLRAVFGEVYPDPVRVVSIGRQVEDLLADPENNEWSLLSSEFCGGTHITNTREAKAFALLSEEGIAKGIRRVTAVTTECAFKALNAASLLEKEVEDASVAEGSALEKKVSALKSQVDTAVIPAAKKADIRAKIASLQNEVKKAQKRIAEQNLKKSVKVATEAAESAASIGKTFCIIQLDVGLDAAAVREAVSKVMEKKGMSIMVFSTDEGTNKAVVCAGVPDKSDQFKQLDVAEWLTTALGPLKGRCGKGKGGLASGQGTDASQVQAALDMAESFASMKLN
- the LOC104742551 gene encoding alanine--tRNA ligase-like, translated to MDADATSTLHKNGVSATDDSFKYIWFQDHESELKAIYTGSSFLKSSAACDNVGLVLESTSFYAEQGGQSSFLFILDMHIYFDLAVAP